The nucleotide sequence AACCCCATCTCCCTTTCTTCTTCACCTTTCCACCAGATCCGCAACCGGAACTTGCGTCGGAGCCAGGACTACCGACGGCGGAGCTAGATCCGTGACGGAGAGTGTAAAGATCTCTGTGACGAAGACTGTGAAGATCCCTGAAACCCTAATTTGAACTTTCAGCCACCGATCGTaagatgaagatgatgttcttgaattCTGGTGCATGGATCTTGAATTTTGGGGAAAGAGGCAGGGGGTAATATAGCGGAGACGGgaaagatgatgttcttgatgaccGGAGACGGAGAAACCTTCAGTTAACTCTTGTCTTTTTGCTCTTTTAACATATTGATACTACTGTATGGATCTTGAATGCTGAGGGTGTTAAAGCAAGATCTTGAATGATGGATCTGTGAGGttatttgaagatgatgatgataatttgattttataaatgataataataataataataataataataataataataataataataataaatatggggtaaaattaccaaaatatcctTACATATAAAAGTCAAACATTCGTTGACTGACGGCAGGGGGTAATATTGCGACATAACAACAACGttgggggtaaaattgcaattatttcgttagagtggatcagagtgccaattggcctaaaccttagagagtaaaattgcagtttacttctaataatattataaatataaattttcaAACAAATTTTAAAAAGGGTGGGAAAACAAAACGTACCGATTGTCAACGAAGAAACAAAAGCATATGCAGTTTGCTTCTCACACGCGTACGGAACCTCACATGGACGCACCGTTTTCCTCTCACCTGGTTGCTAAATAATATCTACAAAAATCTGTTTATCTAATTATTAGAAGATAAAAGAAAAGTGGAATTGCAAATAAAAATTACTTTTACCAATTTTTAAACAGTTCAATTTTTAAACGTATATATATGTAGAAGGTGTTAACGAAAAAAGGGTAATTAACATGAGAAACGTACCAAGCTAATTacacataaaataaaataattacgTATGAAAACGCATGATAATTACACATGAAGTAAAAATAAATTTGTACGGTAATAAATAACAACGGATGAAATTAAATAGTTACGTAACATGTATAACTAATTACAAAACAAAAAAAGTGCGCAACTTATATTAATCTTTTTGTGTGTTTTACATGTTAACAACCCTTTGTATTTTAACATCTATCTACATTTGTTTCTTAACAAATATTTTGAAATTTACCTATTATTCTTATAAAATATAAGTGTCTTCTATTAAAATAAATGTATTTTTTAGTGTATtagtttaataataataataataataataataataataattaaataacaaaatatctttcatgtaaaaaaattaagccatttttaactcgtttttttgttcatttacattttactattttagaaagatatttaatttacataaaacctactagttgcaccagtaaaatctactagctatatagttttatgtaaattaaatatctatgttacaaaaaaaaaccgagttaaaaaaaggcttaaatttttttagtttaatctaaaatacctagctatatagttttatctaaaatacctagctatatagtcttatgtaaattaaatatctttctaaaatagtaaaatgtaaatgaacaaaaaaacaagttaaaaaaaggcttaaatttttttacatgaaataTATTTATTGTTATCAATCATTTCAAACCCAAATTTGAAAAAgaatatttaatttacataaaagtatatagctagtagattttatttaaaaaatctatttaaaaaaatattggtgtaagaagtagattttatgttaaataagaaatttaataaaaatatgaaaataaaaatataaatagagtttatgttaattaagagatataataaaataatgaaaataaaaaaataaatagattttgtaaaattgacttaaacttaaataaaattaggtgttagtacccaaatgtgttacattgataaactaaAAAAATGCAAGTGTATTTTAGTCATTAagtaactaattttggtgttagtacccaaaggtgttacaaaattgaaaccataggacctaaacctgttaaaaaaataagttagtacccaaaggcgaaattatgtataaaccacaggacccatttgtgtaattaactcttatttttTTAACGGCTTAACTTTTGTTAACAATATCAAGTGGTGGAATGTCTGTATTTCTCTTAAAAGATGAAGGTTCAACTCCCACTttgtgcagagtgaggcactggtgggcaatgacaATAAACCCAGGGAATTCTGGGTTCGTTTCTTAAGCAAAACGAGTTTTACTGGTAATTTCACCGTTGTGCCCACAGGTGgatgggttaccgggttttccccggaatagGTGGTGGACTcaggttactctcggagtactctgtTTGGTCTAGTAGGTACCCCGAAAGTGCTCGGGATTAATTCTGTTGgctgttaaaaaaaaatatataggaTCTAAACCCTAACCACATAAAAAGCAAAACTTTATCCAATACCTTGATACCACCATGCCAAAGGCCCttctaaaacaatatatttttagtGTATTAATTTTATTAAACCAATTTTTTTCCTTTAGGTAATTAAAGCTATTTTTAACAGCTATTTTCTTGTTATTTGTGAGACTTAAACCCAAAACATCATATTTAGGAGTTAAAGCTACTTAATACAAAGTAATCATGTGCTAAGATTATATTTCAGTCTATTTctttatgttaaaaaaaagtttgtTAATTTCTTCGCTAAACAGTATTAACTTATGTTAAAAAAAGTTTGTTAATTAAATGTCTAATGACTATTACactaaattaaaaatatatatacaaaagtataTAAACATCCAAACCCCTTCCACTTTCACCGTCTTGTTTGACTTCTTCAAGGAAAATTGCTTTTGTTTTGATGATAACTACTACACTTTATTTGTTATAATCTTTATAAATTCTTGTTGTCGTTGGACTTTAACTGGTAAATACGATGTCAAAACATTCAACATCTTCATTAAGAAATAAAGTGAATCGATATCGAACATAGGCTCAATCGATCGATTACTCTATTAAACACACATTGTAACCAGTTATAGTTAAAGGTAAATTGTCTAAATATATTGTTCGTATATTTACTTACTCTACAACCTAATTTTAAATACAATAACCACATTCGTAAACACTCTCTTTGCCATTTCTCAATTGAGTCATCTCGAACACCAACCACCGTCTAAAACATTGATGGTTGAGAGAGGGAAAAAGATGAAAACTAATGTAGTAATAAATCATCCATAATCAAAATTGCTATGAATACCCCAACATGGTAAAATACTAAAATGGTCCTTGAGTTTAGGCTATTTTTCCCACTTCAGTTCAAAAAATGAAACTTATTGTATCTAGGTCCCTATGGTTTCATTTTTTGTTGTCGTTTTCATTCAATTGACAAACTGGgttaaattttttttgttaacttccCTCTTTTTGTCGTTTTCCTCATTTAAATGAAGGGTATAGTCGTCATTTTATGtcaaattatattttaattaaatgaggaaaacgacaaaaatgagaaaagttaaaagaaaaatcTAACCTAATCTGTcaattggatgaaaatgaaaacaaaaatgaaaccttAAAGATTCAGATAcaaaaaagtttcatttttcgattaaagtgacaaaagtaaCTTAAACCGAGCGACCATTTTAGCATTTTACTCGGCCCAACAACACACTTTTCCCAAACTATCCCCCTGAAACACCGTCCCCCTCCATCTTCCAAACAAATTAACATCAAACAATTTAttaatgtatgtatatatgtggtTATAAACAAAAGAAACAGGAGTTCAGGGGTATCAAGTGAACACACCCAACCCCAGAAATACAGTTCGCTTTATCCATGAAAACACACGGGTTCCGAAGCAACAAACATCTTGAAACGACATCGTTCCTACTGTTTGCTTTTTCGATTCCATATATTAGAAGAAACCCAATAAGACCATGCGTAATGGTAAACAAGAATAATGCCCCCAACATGGGGCATTATCCGCCACGTGTCGCCTAGTCACACTTTGGGCATTATAGAAAAAaaggtgtagtggggcattatccCAATAATGCccaacaattattttttttttaaatataaaagataaagtcttccataaattaaaatataaattacaatattttttaaataaaatatagttcgagatcggaagacgactcgaccgTTTTTTTCCCCGTTCCCTTTCTTCTACCGGTGGGTCGGGCCAACTCTTCTTGAATTTGCTCGTCAACGTCCAACGTTTCATTTAAATTAACATTACGGGCATCGGATGTCGGAGTTGACGGGTCGgcggaggatgatgtttttgaccttttagcccGGCGTCTACTACTTGACGTCATTGGATTAACAAgcgcccactttggactttttcgtagAAGCCACCAAACGGGGGTCGGTATGGATGCATACTTGTAAAAAAATAGGAGAAAGTGGAGGTTTTTTTATAAAGTAGTAGAAGAGAGTGGGTTAGAAAGTAGtagaaagtttataaaaaaatgaagaaaatggattgatatatatatagtgggtaaaatttagaattaaaaaaaaataaaaaataagtttttgaccGTTGGCAACGGTCGAATTTTTGCCACCTTTCAATTTAACAGCGTTTTCATAAACACGCCaacaacaaaatttaaaaaaaaaaacgcccggaAACGCCCCGTGTAATGGGGGTTCCGGCGTTTTTGGGCGTTATTTtgcaaatttttttaaaaaaaacgccccggGGGGTCTAacgtatatttatttatttgttcaCAAAAGAGCCCCCACACGTGCATTCCTTCATTAGTAACCTACCCTTTGCTATTTTTTTATTCCGGTTCACACACCCAATAGTTTTTTATGCAAACATCTAAAACAAGTAGTGGACGCTGGAATCTTGATCTTGTGATGCTAGTCCCTAGGTGTTTATCCTCTCAAACTGATACGGGTTCAAATCACACAAATTGAACATTAAgatgtttttgtttttaaaaaaaaaattaagtagGCTTATCTGTCTTCGTCGCACAGACATCATTATCTGCAGACTATTTGTTTTTCCGAAAATGTTTCATTAAAAAACATCTGCGCGAGCTTTTCTTGATACAGACTTGCCCCAAacacttttaaaatcttttaaGGTCCGTAGAgagttaaacaccaccacccacaaccaccaTCTACCACTACCACGTCCACCATCGTCCGTATACTACTACaagtttattttaaaatacatTACAAAATAAACAGCCTTAATATTTTAAGAGGTTTAACCTACCTCTCTTTTCACGTTTGTGTGTAGATGTAGTCATAACAAGTAAAGTGAATTATGAATTTTAGAAGTAAATTTTAATAGACATGTAATTTTATTATAAGTAATTTTATGATTCTAGTATAATAGGAATATAGTACACCAAAAATAGACAAATAGTTTAAGACATAGTTATGTCAGTGTATTTTTTTACAAAGGCTAAAACAAGAAAACATTGATTGATAAAATACtataaaaacatattttaaacAACAATAAAAGTAACTTTAATTGATGATACTAATATTTTTTACTGAAATACTATAACTCTAACAACTAAATAcagtattaaaaaataataacttCGCTTTTCTTTATTACACATTTCGTATTTGTAtttccaaaaataaaaaaatttagaaaTCTGTCGGCTACCGCAAACTCCGGCGATGAACTCGTCAAGATTTCGAGACAGATTCAACCAGTCTTCCAATCTTCTCCACCAACTCCGGCGATATTTTCCTCACCGGTTTCCGTTCTTTCACCTGCCGGAAATCAAACCCAAAAGCATCCGAAACCTCTTCGGAGCTCCACCCAGCTTTCTGTAACGACTCCGACAACCGATTCGCTTTCACTAAAAGAGCATCCAAAACCGCTTGATTATCCAACAACACCATCTCACCATCAAAAAAACCGGAAGACGAAACATCAACAATATCCGACACGTCGGATTCCGCCCACCCGCCATCTTTCAAAACCGACCCGAGCTGTTGCACATACGAATCGACCCATTTCGGAGTCCCGGATCTTGGGATTTCAAACAACCGTTCTGGGGATGCCGATGATGACGAAGACGACGAGTTTGAGTTTCTCTTCCGCCTGTCCACGGCGGCGTCACTCCAAAACTCCACCCATCTCGGTGTCCTACCGCCGGCGACCGCGTCTAGACTCCGGCGAGAAATATTCGACATCATCGTTCCAGATTTTTCACTTGTAAACCGTTTTCTCATAATGtgttttggatcatttttcgcgaaCAAAGTTGATTTCTCCCGGTCGAAAAAATCAGATAGATCAAACCCACAACAAAATATCTGATTCTCGTCGACGTAAAAAACCGGGTTCCCGGCTAACGAAGGGTTACACGGAATGTAGCAGTGGTTAAAAACCGGCACCAAAAGCGGTGCACGTTTTAAAGCGTTTCTCGCTATCTTCATCGCCTTTTCCGGTTCTGTAGGCCGTACACCCCATGATTTCGACCACAATGCATTTCTCGCAATATGAAACGAAATAGAAGCGATGGGGAGATCCAACGTGGCGCGTAGTTGTTGACGGGATGAGCCAGTGGACCGCCAGTCTGGAAAACCCGGTCCGACAGGTAACCCGGCTGAAAGAACGGCTTTAAGGTCGGGTGGGAATGCGAATCCGAACTCGGCTTCGGCTCTTGCGAATTCTTTTTCGGATAACCCGGTTTGGACTTGTACGTTAGAGGTTTTGAGGTGGGTTAATACTTTATCGGCTAAGGAGGTGAAGGAGATGAGGCTGTTGCGAGCTGGAAGTGGGGTTGAGGGGGATGATGCGGCGGCTCTGGCGGAGAGACGGCGGAGGCCGGCGAGGTGTGCGGGGTTTAAGCCGCTCATTCTCCGATCAACGTCCACCATTTTGTTGATTTGAGTGGTTGTTTGAACGCTTAAAAGAGTGGAATCCCAGT is from Helianthus annuus cultivar XRQ/B chromosome 9, HanXRQr2.0-SUNRISE, whole genome shotgun sequence and encodes:
- the LOC110879085 gene encoding uncharacterized protein LOC110879085; translation: MDSSSPFFPLFSLHHHHFFLSLSLSLITTSQQTNYQYLLFQSSNPSFTSSHWDSTLLSVQTTTQINKMVDVDRRMSGLNPAHLAGLRRLSARAAASSPSTPLPARNSLISFTSLADKVLTHLKTSNVQVQTGLSEKEFARAEAEFGFAFPPDLKAVLSAGLPVGPGFPDWRSTGSSRQQLRATLDLPIASISFHIARNALWSKSWGVRPTEPEKAMKIARNALKRAPLLVPVFNHCYIPCNPSLAGNPVFYVDENQIFCCGFDLSDFFDREKSTLFAKNDPKHIMRKRFTSEKSGTMMSNISRRSLDAVAGGRTPRWVEFWSDAAVDRRKRNSNSSSSSSSASPERLFEIPRSGTPKWVDSYVQQLGSVLKDGGWAESDVSDIVDVSSSGFFDGEMVLLDNQAVLDALLVKANRLSESLQKAGWSSEEVSDAFGFDFRQVKERKPVRKISPELVEKIGRLVESVSKS